One Brassica oleracea var. oleracea cultivar TO1000 chromosome C7, BOL, whole genome shotgun sequence genomic window carries:
- the LOC106303598 gene encoding putative thiamine biosynthesis oxidoreductase ThiO has product MTSVFPRCLVSSSASISLPNRPPLRYAVLGAGFAGISVAWHLLKDCPKELSLSVDVYDEVGIGGGASGVSGGLLHPYSPKGKLLWHGGECWRECLELLNVAETAAASSSAAEKGDCNQSFGDFMVRRRGILRPATNAKTLSLMTDNARNCLAGCEVETIDKDVAQSLVPNLCLPLKSAFYLPGAMNVNPQRYLQALFQACLNSASESLGRTNITLVKKSIDDVLELEGEYDAVVICLGSKVNFLPGLTGKLPLRTCRGVITHLQLHESVRGSYPEGGPSILSDAWLAVQGPRDLHMGSTWEWQSRNHSPDVSAEEASRALAELLPKASAVYPEIDKWEFAGARAGLRAMPPVTSHGSLPLLGCVDQLVGAAEGGPCKFWVFGGLGSRGLLYHGWLGKLIAKAVLCCKEELLPSELTSWKINN; this is encoded by the exons ATGACCTCGGTGTTTCCCCGTTGTTTGGTCTCTTCTTCGGCGTCTATCTCTCTTCCCAACCGTCCTCCTCTCAG GTACGCCGTGCTTGGTGCTGGTTTTGCTGGAATCTCCGTTGCGTGGCACCTTCTCAAG GACTGTCCAAAGGAGCTGAGCTTAAGTGTTGATGTATATGATGAAGTTGGCATAGGAGGTGGCGCTTCTGGAGTCTCTGGAGGCCTCCTCCACCCTTATTCTCCTAAAG GGAAGCTTCTTTGGCATGGTGGTGAGTGTTGGAGAGAGTGTTTAGAGCTCTTAAATGTTGCAGAGACAGCAGCAGCTTCTTCTTCTGCTGCGGAGAAGGGAGACTGTAACCAGAGTTTTGGAGATTTTATGGTTCGAAGAAG GGGAATCTTGAGACCAGCAACAAATGCCAAGACTTTGAGCTTAATGACTGAT AATGCTCGAAACTGCCTTGCCGGTTGTGAAGTAGAGACTATAGACAAAGATGTTGCCCAAAGCCTTGTCCCCAATCTATGCTTGCCTTTGAAATCCGCCTTCTATCTCCCAGGAGCTATGAATGTCAATCCGCAGCGCTATCTCCAG GCACTCTTTCAAGCATGCCTAAACTCAGCAAGTGAATCACTTGGAAGGACAAACATAACTTTAGTGAAGAAATCTATAGATGATGTGCTCGAACTTGAAG GAGAATATGATGCTGTTGTAATATGTCTTGGATCCAAGGTTAACTTTCTTCCTGGTCTCACTGGAAAGCTCCCTTTAAGGACATGCCGTGGTGTCATTACTCACCTGCAGTTACACGAGAGTGTCAGGGGAAGTTACCCGGAAGGTGGACCTTCGATCCTGTCAGATGCATGGCTCGCGGTTCAGGGACCACGTGACCTACACATGGGATCCACATGGGAATGGCAATCAAGAAACCATTCACCTGATGTCTCAGCCGAGGAAGCTTCAAGAGCTCTCGCGGAGCTTCTTCCAAAGGCGAGTGCAGTTTATCCAGAGATAGACAAGTGGGAGTTTGCAGGCGCGAGGGCGGGTTTGAGAGCAATGCCACCTGTTACAAGCCACGGGTCGCTACCGCTCTTGGGGTGTGTAGACCAGCTCGTAGGTGCGGCGGAAGGTGGACCTTGCAAGTTCTGGGTGTTTGGAGGGCTTGGATCAAGGGGACTGCTCTATCATGGTTGGCTTGGGAAACTTATTGCTAAAGCTGTTTTGTGTTGTAAGGAAGAACTGTTACCTTCTGAACTCACTTCTTGGAAGATTAATAATTGA
- the LOC106301294 gene encoding ABC transporter C family member 13 isoform X1, with protein sequence MTITRTNSALPYMDASLERLGDLVIGLGANVVTLLLIFILTATRRSATCNRRKSYIEKSVLYVIPALGACLSCVDLVVLLRTYPRRDFIPCFVPLSRFAMWLAVMLSSKLSCACCVFTSRILCFWWIFRFLMEAFHLNAIFTLQTLEIWMIMLDIAFGISINVLRIKKTPPKNSSLEDPLIEEGHDQRVIERTSSCWDLFTFGYIGLVMKHGSLKQLEFEDLLPLPLDMDPSTCCENLLRSWQLQESNNSPNPSLFWSISGVYGWPYFRLGLLKVFNDCIGFAGPLLLNRLIKYLEKGSRSSIGYTLAISLGLTSIFKSFLDTQYTFRLSKLKLKLRSSIMSVIYRKCLWVNTASRSGFSEGEIQTFMSVDADRIVNLCNSLHDMWSLPLQIGIALYLLYTQVKFAFLSGLAITILLIPVNKWISVLIASATEKMMKLKDERIRKTGELLTNIRTLKMYGWDNWFADWLKETRATEVTHLATRKYLDAWCVFFWATTPTLFSLCTFGLFALMGHQLDAATVFTCLALFNSLISPLNSFPWVINGLIDAFISTRRVGKFMRCLEHNKDSSTDSSLISEELAVFVEDASCTWSSNVEEEHSLTIKHINLRIPKGSFVAIIGEVGSGKTSLLNSLLGEMQCVHGSILLNGSVAYVPQVPWILSGTVRENILFGKPFDSKRYLDTLSACALDVDISLMVGGDMAFIGDKGVNLSGGQRARLALARAVYHGTDMYLLDDVLSAVDSQVGSCILQRALLGPLLNKKTRIMCTHSVQAISCADMVVVMDKGEVKWFGTVTDMPKSIFPSLSSSNEFDMSSSKHLTNKRKESLSIKKDDVDEVSEAADIVKVEERKEGRVEVAVYRNYAVFSGWFITIVILVSAVLMQASRNGNDLWLSYWVDKTGRGATQYSTSFYLMVLCIFCILNSILTLVRAFSFAYGGLKAAVRVHNALICKLINAPIQFFDQTPSGRILNRFSSDLYTIDDSLPFILNILLANFVGLLGIVLVLSYVQVLFLLLLLPFWYIYSKLQFFYRSTSRELRRLDSVSRSPIYASFSETLDGSSTIRAFNSEEHFVARFIEHLTLYQRTSYSEIIASLWLSLRLQLLGAMIVLFVAVMAVIGSQGNFPISFGTPGLVGLALSYAAPLVSLLGSFLTSFTETEKEMVSVERVLQYMDVPQEEVSGSQSLSGKWPVQGLVEFHNVTMRYISTMPPALNHISFTIQGGMQVGVIGRTGAGKSSILNALLRLNPVCNGEILVDGVNINHLPVRELRTHLAVVPQSPFLFQGSLRENLDPLGMSEDWRIWEVLEKCKVKAEVESAGGLDSNVKDSFSVGQRQLLCLARALLKSSKILCLDECTANIDVHTASLLHNAISSECKGVTVITIAHRISTVLDLDSILVLDRGSLVEQGNPQLLLQDDDSAFSSFVRASK encoded by the exons ATGACTATTACTCGCACTAACTCAGCT CTGCCCTATATGGACGCAAGCCTGGAACGTTTAGGCGACTT AGTTATAGGGTTGGGAGCAAATGTAGTTACTCTTCTTCTGATCTTCATACTCACGGCAACGAGAAGGAGTGCTACATGTAACAGAAGG AAAAGCTACATTGAGAAGAGTGTGTTGTATGTAATACCTGCACTTGGAGCATGTTTGTCTTGCGTGGACCTTGTGGTGCTTCTAAGGACATATCCTAGAAGAGATTTCATTCCTTGCTTTGTCCCTCTGTCTCGTTTCGCAATGTGG CTTGCAGTCATGCTCTCATCGAAGCTATCATGTGCTTGCTGCGTTTTCACTAGCCGGATCCTATGTTTCTGGTGGATCTTTAGATTCCTAATGGAAGCATTTCATCTCAATGCGATTTTTACTTTACAG ACGTTGGAGATTTGGATGATCATGTTGGACATTGCTTTTGGTATCTCTATCAACGTCCTTAGGATAAAGAAGACACCTCCCAAGAATAG CTCTTTGGAAGATCCACTCATTGAGGAAGGTCATGATCAAAGGGTCATT GAGAGAACTAGCAGCTGTTGGGATCTATTCACTTTTGGATACATTGGTTTAGTAATGAAACACGGCTCGTTGAAACAGCTAGAATTCGAAGATCTACTTCCACTTCCTCTTGATATGGATCCTTCTACATGCTGTGAGAATCTATTGAGAAGCTGGCAGCTTCAAGAGTCCAACAATAGCCCAAACCCATCACTATTCTGGTCAATCTCTGGTGTTTATGGATGGCCATACTTTCGTCTTGGACTCTTGAAG GTGTTCAATGATTGCATAGGCTTTGCAGGCCCCTTATTACTCAACAGACTTATCAAATATCTTGAAAAAG GTTCAAGAAGTTCCATTGGCTATACCCTGGCTATCTCATTGGGCCTCACATCTATATTTAA GTCTTTTCTTGATACACAATACACATTTAGACTTTCAAAGCTCAAACTGAAGCTCAGGTCTAGTATAATGAGCGTCATCTACAGAAAG TGTTTGTGGGTGAACACAGCAAGCCGGTCAGGATTTTCTGAGGGAGAGATTCAAACATTTATGTCGGTAGATGCTGACCGGATTGTCAATTTGTGCAACAGTTTGCATGATATGTGGAG CCTGCCTTTGCAAATTGGGATAGCTTTGTATCTTTTGTATACTCAAGTCAAGTTTGCTTTTCTCTCTGGACTTGCAATTACCATCTTACTGATACCAG TGAATAAATGGATATCTGTGTTGATTGCGTCTGCAACTGAGAAGATGATGAAGCTAAAAGATGAGAG GATAAGAAAGACAGGAGAGCTTCTAACAAACATCAGGACACTGAAAATGTATGGATGGGATAACTGGTTTGCTGATTGGTTGAAGGAGACAAGAGCCACCGAAGTCACTCACTTAGCG ACGAGGAAGTATTTGGATGCTTGGTGTGTTTTCTTTTGGGCGACGACACCAACTCTGTTTTCTCTTTGCACGTTTGGTCTCTTTGCACTGATGGGTCATCAACTTGATGCAGCAACG GTTTTTACTTGTCTTGCTCTGTTTAATAGCTTAATCTCTCCATTAAACTCGTTTCCATGGGTCATCAATGGCCTGATTGAC GCCTTTATATCAACCAGGCGTGTGGGCAAGTTTATGCGTTGTTTGGAGCATAATAAAGATTCATCTACAGATTCTAGTTTGATCTCTGAAGAATTAGCTGTGTTTGTAGAAGATGCATCTTGTACTTGGTCAAGTAACGTTGAAGAGGAACATAGCTTGACAATAAAACATATTAACCTAAGAATTCCAAAGGGATCATTTGTTGCAATCATCGGTGAG GTTGGTTCAGGTAAAACATCATTGTTGAATTCACTATTAGGAGAGATGCAGTGTGTTCATGGATCAATACTACTAAATGGGTCTGTTGCATACGTTCCACAG GTCCCATGGATATTATCTGGAACTGTACGCGAAAACATTTTATTTGGGAAGCCTTTTGACTCCAAAAG GTATCTGGACACACTAAGTGCTTGTGCACTAGATGTGGATATTTCACTTATGGTCGGAGGTGACATGGCATTTATAGGCGATAAAGGAGTAAACTTATCCGGTGGACAGAGAGCTCGTCTTGCTTTGGCCAG GGCTGTTTATCATGGTACAGACATGTATCTGCTTGATGATGTACTAAGTGCAGTTGATTCACAAGTAGGCTCTTGTATCTTGCAAAGAGCACTTTTGGGTCCTCTGTTGAACAAAAAGACTCGCATTATGTGCACTCACAGCGTTCAG GCGATATCTTGTGCAGATATGGTTGTTGTAATGGACAAAGGAGAAGTGAAATGGTTTGGAACCGTTACCGACATGCCTAAATCCATCTTTCCATCACTGTCATCATCCAATGAGTTTGATATGTCATCCTCAAAGCACTTGACCAACAAAAGAAAAGAATCTCTTTCTATCAAGAAAGATGATGTAGACGAAGTTAGTGAAGCTGCAGATATTGTCAAAGTGGAAGAGAGAAAAGAAGGCCGAGTTGAAGTAGCGGTTTATCG GAACTATGCTGTGTTCTCTGGTTGGTTCATTACGATTGTAATATTGGTTTCAGCTGTTCTGATGCAAGCTTCCCGTAATGGAAATGATTTGTGGTTATCTTATTGGGTTGATAAGACTGGAAGAGGAGCCACACAATACTCAACCTCGTTTTATCTG ATGGTTCTGTGTATCTTTTGCATTTTAAACTCAATACTAACCCTGGTGAGAGCATTCTCGTTTGCATATGGAGGACTAAAAGCAGCAGTACGTGTTCATAATGCATTAATCTGTAAGCTTATAAATGCACCTATACAGTTCTTTGATCAGACACCAAGTGGAAGGATACTCAACAG ATTCTCCTCGGATCTATATACAATCGATGACTCTCTACCGTTCATCCTCAACATTCTTCTAGCAAATTTTGTTGGCTTGTTAGGGATTGTTCTAGTATTGTCTTATGTTCAG GTTCTGTTCCTGCTTCTGCTTCTGCCATTTTGGTATATATACAGCAAGCTTCAG TTCTTCTACAGGTCAACATCAAGGGAGCTACGAAGGTTGGACAGTGTTTCAAGATCACCAATCTATGCATCTTTCAGTGAGACACTTGATGGATCATCAACTATAAGGGCTTTTAACTCAGAG GAGCATTTCGTAGCTAGATTTATTGAGCACTTGACATTATACCAGAGGACTTCTTACTCTGAGATTATTGCAAGCTTGTGGCTCTCCTTGCGTCTTCAG CTCTTAGGAGCAATGATTGTGTTATTTGTGGCTGTAATGGCTGTTATCGGCTCCCAAGGAAACTTTCCAATTAGTTTTGGCACACCTGGACTG GTGGGATTGGCGCTCTCATATGCAGCTCCATTGGTTTCTTTGTTAGGAAGTTTCTTAACAAGTTTTACTGAAACAGAAAAGGAAATGGTTTCTGTTGAAAGGGTTCTCCAG TACATGGATGTGCCACAAGAAGAAGTCTCTGGTAGCCAGTCTCTCAGCGGTAAGTGGCCAGTTCAAGGACTGGTTGAGTTTCATAATGTGACAATGAGGTACATCTCAACTATGCCTCCTGCACTCAACCACATTTCTTTTACAATCCAAGGAGGCATGCAG GTGGGAGTTATAGGAAGAACTGGTGCTGGAAAATCTTCCATATTGAATGCACTACTCAGGCTTAACCCTGTTTGTAATGGGGAGATACTTGTGGATGGAGTTAACATTAACCATCTTCCAGTAAGAGAGCTTCGTACTCACCTCGCTGTTGTCCCTCAAAGCCCTTTTCTGTTTCAAGGATCATTGAG GGAGAACCTTGATCCTCTTGGGATGAGTGAGGACTGGAGAATCTGGGAGGTTCTAGAGAAGTGTAAAGTTAAGGCAGAGGTTGAGAGTGCAGGAGGGTTAGATTCAAATGTAAAGGACTCTTTCTCTGTTGGGCAGAGACAGCTTCTTTGCCTTGCACGTGCTCTGCTCAAGTCATCTAAGATTCTATGCCTTGATGAATGCACCGCCAATATTGATGTTCACACAGCTTCCTTACTTCACAACGCGATCTCGAGCGAGTGCAAAGGTGTAACTGTTATTACCATTGCTCACCGCATTTCTACTGTTCTTGATTTGGACAGCATCCTAGTTCTTGATCGTGGAAGCCTTGTTGAACAAGGAAACCCACAACTTCTCCTGCAAGATGATGACTCAGCTTTCTCTAGCTTTGTTAGAGCTTCAAAGTGA
- the LOC106301294 gene encoding ABC transporter C family member 13 isoform X2, whose translation MLSSKLSCACCVFTSRILCFWWIFRFLMEAFHLNAIFTLQTLEIWMIMLDIAFGISINVLRIKKTPPKNSSLEDPLIEEGHDQRVIERTSSCWDLFTFGYIGLVMKHGSLKQLEFEDLLPLPLDMDPSTCCENLLRSWQLQESNNSPNPSLFWSISGVYGWPYFRLGLLKVFNDCIGFAGPLLLNRLIKYLEKGSRSSIGYTLAISLGLTSIFKSFLDTQYTFRLSKLKLKLRSSIMSVIYRKCLWVNTASRSGFSEGEIQTFMSVDADRIVNLCNSLHDMWSLPLQIGIALYLLYTQVKFAFLSGLAITILLIPVNKWISVLIASATEKMMKLKDERIRKTGELLTNIRTLKMYGWDNWFADWLKETRATEVTHLATRKYLDAWCVFFWATTPTLFSLCTFGLFALMGHQLDAATVFTCLALFNSLISPLNSFPWVINGLIDAFISTRRVGKFMRCLEHNKDSSTDSSLISEELAVFVEDASCTWSSNVEEEHSLTIKHINLRIPKGSFVAIIGEVGSGKTSLLNSLLGEMQCVHGSILLNGSVAYVPQVPWILSGTVRENILFGKPFDSKRYLDTLSACALDVDISLMVGGDMAFIGDKGVNLSGGQRARLALARAVYHGTDMYLLDDVLSAVDSQVGSCILQRALLGPLLNKKTRIMCTHSVQAISCADMVVVMDKGEVKWFGTVTDMPKSIFPSLSSSNEFDMSSSKHLTNKRKESLSIKKDDVDEVSEAADIVKVEERKEGRVEVAVYRNYAVFSGWFITIVILVSAVLMQASRNGNDLWLSYWVDKTGRGATQYSTSFYLMVLCIFCILNSILTLVRAFSFAYGGLKAAVRVHNALICKLINAPIQFFDQTPSGRILNRFSSDLYTIDDSLPFILNILLANFVGLLGIVLVLSYVQVLFLLLLLPFWYIYSKLQFFYRSTSRELRRLDSVSRSPIYASFSETLDGSSTIRAFNSEEHFVARFIEHLTLYQRTSYSEIIASLWLSLRLQLLGAMIVLFVAVMAVIGSQGNFPISFGTPGLVGLALSYAAPLVSLLGSFLTSFTETEKEMVSVERVLQYMDVPQEEVSGSQSLSGKWPVQGLVEFHNVTMRYISTMPPALNHISFTIQGGMQVGVIGRTGAGKSSILNALLRLNPVCNGEILVDGVNINHLPVRELRTHLAVVPQSPFLFQGSLRENLDPLGMSEDWRIWEVLEKCKVKAEVESAGGLDSNVKDSFSVGQRQLLCLARALLKSSKILCLDECTANIDVHTASLLHNAISSECKGVTVITIAHRISTVLDLDSILVLDRGSLVEQGNPQLLLQDDDSAFSSFVRASK comes from the exons ATGCTCTCATCGAAGCTATCATGTGCTTGCTGCGTTTTCACTAGCCGGATCCTATGTTTCTGGTGGATCTTTAGATTCCTAATGGAAGCATTTCATCTCAATGCGATTTTTACTTTACAG ACGTTGGAGATTTGGATGATCATGTTGGACATTGCTTTTGGTATCTCTATCAACGTCCTTAGGATAAAGAAGACACCTCCCAAGAATAG CTCTTTGGAAGATCCACTCATTGAGGAAGGTCATGATCAAAGGGTCATT GAGAGAACTAGCAGCTGTTGGGATCTATTCACTTTTGGATACATTGGTTTAGTAATGAAACACGGCTCGTTGAAACAGCTAGAATTCGAAGATCTACTTCCACTTCCTCTTGATATGGATCCTTCTACATGCTGTGAGAATCTATTGAGAAGCTGGCAGCTTCAAGAGTCCAACAATAGCCCAAACCCATCACTATTCTGGTCAATCTCTGGTGTTTATGGATGGCCATACTTTCGTCTTGGACTCTTGAAG GTGTTCAATGATTGCATAGGCTTTGCAGGCCCCTTATTACTCAACAGACTTATCAAATATCTTGAAAAAG GTTCAAGAAGTTCCATTGGCTATACCCTGGCTATCTCATTGGGCCTCACATCTATATTTAA GTCTTTTCTTGATACACAATACACATTTAGACTTTCAAAGCTCAAACTGAAGCTCAGGTCTAGTATAATGAGCGTCATCTACAGAAAG TGTTTGTGGGTGAACACAGCAAGCCGGTCAGGATTTTCTGAGGGAGAGATTCAAACATTTATGTCGGTAGATGCTGACCGGATTGTCAATTTGTGCAACAGTTTGCATGATATGTGGAG CCTGCCTTTGCAAATTGGGATAGCTTTGTATCTTTTGTATACTCAAGTCAAGTTTGCTTTTCTCTCTGGACTTGCAATTACCATCTTACTGATACCAG TGAATAAATGGATATCTGTGTTGATTGCGTCTGCAACTGAGAAGATGATGAAGCTAAAAGATGAGAG GATAAGAAAGACAGGAGAGCTTCTAACAAACATCAGGACACTGAAAATGTATGGATGGGATAACTGGTTTGCTGATTGGTTGAAGGAGACAAGAGCCACCGAAGTCACTCACTTAGCG ACGAGGAAGTATTTGGATGCTTGGTGTGTTTTCTTTTGGGCGACGACACCAACTCTGTTTTCTCTTTGCACGTTTGGTCTCTTTGCACTGATGGGTCATCAACTTGATGCAGCAACG GTTTTTACTTGTCTTGCTCTGTTTAATAGCTTAATCTCTCCATTAAACTCGTTTCCATGGGTCATCAATGGCCTGATTGAC GCCTTTATATCAACCAGGCGTGTGGGCAAGTTTATGCGTTGTTTGGAGCATAATAAAGATTCATCTACAGATTCTAGTTTGATCTCTGAAGAATTAGCTGTGTTTGTAGAAGATGCATCTTGTACTTGGTCAAGTAACGTTGAAGAGGAACATAGCTTGACAATAAAACATATTAACCTAAGAATTCCAAAGGGATCATTTGTTGCAATCATCGGTGAG GTTGGTTCAGGTAAAACATCATTGTTGAATTCACTATTAGGAGAGATGCAGTGTGTTCATGGATCAATACTACTAAATGGGTCTGTTGCATACGTTCCACAG GTCCCATGGATATTATCTGGAACTGTACGCGAAAACATTTTATTTGGGAAGCCTTTTGACTCCAAAAG GTATCTGGACACACTAAGTGCTTGTGCACTAGATGTGGATATTTCACTTATGGTCGGAGGTGACATGGCATTTATAGGCGATAAAGGAGTAAACTTATCCGGTGGACAGAGAGCTCGTCTTGCTTTGGCCAG GGCTGTTTATCATGGTACAGACATGTATCTGCTTGATGATGTACTAAGTGCAGTTGATTCACAAGTAGGCTCTTGTATCTTGCAAAGAGCACTTTTGGGTCCTCTGTTGAACAAAAAGACTCGCATTATGTGCACTCACAGCGTTCAG GCGATATCTTGTGCAGATATGGTTGTTGTAATGGACAAAGGAGAAGTGAAATGGTTTGGAACCGTTACCGACATGCCTAAATCCATCTTTCCATCACTGTCATCATCCAATGAGTTTGATATGTCATCCTCAAAGCACTTGACCAACAAAAGAAAAGAATCTCTTTCTATCAAGAAAGATGATGTAGACGAAGTTAGTGAAGCTGCAGATATTGTCAAAGTGGAAGAGAGAAAAGAAGGCCGAGTTGAAGTAGCGGTTTATCG GAACTATGCTGTGTTCTCTGGTTGGTTCATTACGATTGTAATATTGGTTTCAGCTGTTCTGATGCAAGCTTCCCGTAATGGAAATGATTTGTGGTTATCTTATTGGGTTGATAAGACTGGAAGAGGAGCCACACAATACTCAACCTCGTTTTATCTG ATGGTTCTGTGTATCTTTTGCATTTTAAACTCAATACTAACCCTGGTGAGAGCATTCTCGTTTGCATATGGAGGACTAAAAGCAGCAGTACGTGTTCATAATGCATTAATCTGTAAGCTTATAAATGCACCTATACAGTTCTTTGATCAGACACCAAGTGGAAGGATACTCAACAG ATTCTCCTCGGATCTATATACAATCGATGACTCTCTACCGTTCATCCTCAACATTCTTCTAGCAAATTTTGTTGGCTTGTTAGGGATTGTTCTAGTATTGTCTTATGTTCAG GTTCTGTTCCTGCTTCTGCTTCTGCCATTTTGGTATATATACAGCAAGCTTCAG TTCTTCTACAGGTCAACATCAAGGGAGCTACGAAGGTTGGACAGTGTTTCAAGATCACCAATCTATGCATCTTTCAGTGAGACACTTGATGGATCATCAACTATAAGGGCTTTTAACTCAGAG GAGCATTTCGTAGCTAGATTTATTGAGCACTTGACATTATACCAGAGGACTTCTTACTCTGAGATTATTGCAAGCTTGTGGCTCTCCTTGCGTCTTCAG CTCTTAGGAGCAATGATTGTGTTATTTGTGGCTGTAATGGCTGTTATCGGCTCCCAAGGAAACTTTCCAATTAGTTTTGGCACACCTGGACTG GTGGGATTGGCGCTCTCATATGCAGCTCCATTGGTTTCTTTGTTAGGAAGTTTCTTAACAAGTTTTACTGAAACAGAAAAGGAAATGGTTTCTGTTGAAAGGGTTCTCCAG TACATGGATGTGCCACAAGAAGAAGTCTCTGGTAGCCAGTCTCTCAGCGGTAAGTGGCCAGTTCAAGGACTGGTTGAGTTTCATAATGTGACAATGAGGTACATCTCAACTATGCCTCCTGCACTCAACCACATTTCTTTTACAATCCAAGGAGGCATGCAG GTGGGAGTTATAGGAAGAACTGGTGCTGGAAAATCTTCCATATTGAATGCACTACTCAGGCTTAACCCTGTTTGTAATGGGGAGATACTTGTGGATGGAGTTAACATTAACCATCTTCCAGTAAGAGAGCTTCGTACTCACCTCGCTGTTGTCCCTCAAAGCCCTTTTCTGTTTCAAGGATCATTGAG GGAGAACCTTGATCCTCTTGGGATGAGTGAGGACTGGAGAATCTGGGAGGTTCTAGAGAAGTGTAAAGTTAAGGCAGAGGTTGAGAGTGCAGGAGGGTTAGATTCAAATGTAAAGGACTCTTTCTCTGTTGGGCAGAGACAGCTTCTTTGCCTTGCACGTGCTCTGCTCAAGTCATCTAAGATTCTATGCCTTGATGAATGCACCGCCAATATTGATGTTCACACAGCTTCCTTACTTCACAACGCGATCTCGAGCGAGTGCAAAGGTGTAACTGTTATTACCATTGCTCACCGCATTTCTACTGTTCTTGATTTGGACAGCATCCTAGTTCTTGATCGTGGAAGCCTTGTTGAACAAGGAAACCCACAACTTCTCCTGCAAGATGATGACTCAGCTTTCTCTAGCTTTGTTAGAGCTTCAAAGTGA
- the LOC106304005 gene encoding 60S ribosomal protein L32-1, whose amino-acid sequence MAVPLLTKKVVKKRSAKFIRPQSDRRITVKESWRRPKGIDSRVRRKFKGVTLMPNVGYGSDKKTRHYLPNGFKKFVVHNTSDLELLMMHNRTYCAEIAHNVSTKKRKAIVERASQLDIVVTNRLARLRSQEDE is encoded by the exons ATGGCCGTCCCTTTGCTTACGAAGAAGGTGGTGAAGAAGAGGTCCGCCAAGTTCATCAGACCCCAGAGCGACCGCAGAATCACCGTCAAG GAAAGCTGGAGGAGGCCAAAGGGTATTGACTCCAGGGTTCGAAGGAAGTTCAAGGGTGTCACTTTGATGCCCAATGTCGGTTACGGATCTGACAAGAAGACACGTCACTACCTCCCCAATGGGTTCAAGAAATTCGTTGTTCACAACACGAGTGACCTCGAGCTGTTGATGATGCACAACAGGACTTACTGCGCAGAGATTGCTCACAACGTCTCCACCAAGAAGAGGAAGGCTATCGTCGAGAGAGCTTCTCAGCTGGATATTGTGGTTACCAACAGGCTTGCTAGGCTCCGCAGCCAAGAAGACGAGTGA